In Pseudomonadota bacterium, one genomic interval encodes:
- a CDS encoding pyridoxal phosphate-dependent aminotransferase, with protein sequence MGKISSRLDRIKPSPTLSVTQKAQELKARGIDVISFSAGEPDFDTPAHIVDAGVRALRDGITRYTPVAGMPKLREAVAAQSQEQRGVPCAAKQVIVTVGAKQALYGFFQAVLNPGDEVVIPAPYWVSYPDQVLLAGGEPKIVATRAEDDWVLTPDALERAVGPRTVAVVLNTPSNPTGGLYSKEAVTAITRRAIELKLWIVADEIYRDLIYDGAGHVSPLSVAGDGRERVFVVDGVSKTYAMTGWRIGWGIGDPEVISAMSTIQGQATSNASSMCQAAALAAVTEPADFLPGWRAEYAARRDAMVDGLNRMPGVTCRKPQGAFYVLPCVQEICARMGSGTTDVEVSTYLLEKGRVATVPGTAFGAPGYIRLSYATSMRNVEEGLKRVAEAFAAL encoded by the coding sequence GTGGGCAAGATCTCGTCCCGTCTCGACCGCATCAAACCATCACCGACGCTGTCCGTCACCCAGAAGGCTCAAGAGCTCAAGGCGCGCGGGATCGACGTGATCTCGTTCAGCGCCGGGGAGCCCGACTTCGACACGCCCGCGCACATCGTGGACGCCGGGGTGCGCGCCCTGCGCGACGGGATCACGCGGTACACGCCGGTCGCCGGGATGCCGAAGCTGCGCGAGGCCGTCGCGGCGCAGAGCCAGGAGCAGCGCGGGGTGCCGTGCGCGGCGAAGCAGGTCATCGTGACGGTCGGCGCGAAGCAGGCGCTGTACGGCTTCTTCCAGGCGGTGCTGAACCCCGGCGACGAGGTCGTGATCCCGGCGCCGTACTGGGTCTCGTACCCGGATCAGGTGCTGCTCGCGGGCGGCGAGCCGAAGATCGTGGCGACGCGTGCCGAGGACGATTGGGTGCTCACGCCCGACGCCCTGGAGCGCGCGGTCGGGCCGCGGACCGTGGCGGTCGTCCTCAACACGCCGTCCAACCCCACGGGCGGCCTGTATTCGAAGGAGGCCGTCACGGCGATCACGCGGCGCGCCATCGAGTTGAAGCTCTGGATCGTGGCCGACGAGATCTACCGCGATCTCATCTATGACGGGGCGGGTCACGTCTCGCCGTTGTCGGTCGCCGGGGACGGGCGGGAGCGCGTGTTCGTGGTCGACGGCGTGAGCAAGACGTACGCCATGACGGGCTGGCGGATCGGGTGGGGCATCGGCGATCCGGAGGTGATCTCCGCGATGTCGACGATCCAGGGGCAGGCGACGTCGAACGCGAGCTCGATGTGCCAGGCCGCGGCGCTCGCCGCGGTGACGGAGCCGGCGGACTTCCTCCCCGGGTGGCGCGCCGAGTACGCGGCGCGGCGCGACGCGATGGTGGACGGGCTGAACCGGATGCCCGGCGTCACCTGCCGCAAGCCGCAGGGCGCGTTCTACGTGCTCCCCTGCGTGCAGGAGATCTGCGCGCGAATGGGGAGCGGGACCACCGACGTGGAGGTCTCGACCTACCTCCTCGAGAAGGGGAGGGTGGCCACGGTGCCCGGGACGGCGTTCGGCGCGCCGGGCTACATCCGGCTCTCGTACGCGACCTCGATGCGCAACGTGGAAGAGGGGCTGAAGCGAGTGGCCGAGGCGTTCGCGGCGCTCTGA
- the rpsU gene encoding 30S ribosomal protein S21 produces the protein MHLDENDAIGEGVISKEEEKPSVAVDAVGTVDAAGGDERDAEGRDGERRARRKSEGFGETVQCRPLEVIVKDDRVEQAIRQLKNRLAREGVLRELKNRRHYYKPSELKRIKSREAARRRRKQARQRPRTK, from the coding sequence ATGCACTTGGACGAGAACGACGCGATTGGCGAAGGCGTGATCTCGAAGGAAGAAGAGAAACCGAGCGTGGCGGTCGACGCCGTGGGGACGGTCGACGCCGCGGGAGGTGACGAGCGGGACGCGGAGGGCCGCGACGGCGAGCGCCGTGCGCGCCGCAAGTCCGAGGGCTTCGGCGAGACCGTCCAGTGCCGCCCCCTCGAGGTCATCGTGAAGGATGATCGCGTCGAGCAGGCGATCCGCCAGCTCAAGAACCGTCTCGCGCGCGAGGGCGTGCTGCGCGAGCTGAAGAACCGCAGGCACTACTACAAGCCCAGCGAGCTCAAGAGGATCAAGAGCCGCGAGGCCGCACGGCGCCGTCGCAAGCAGGCTCGCCAGAGGCCCCGCACGAAGTAG
- a CDS encoding insulinase family protein — MSKAVIDKLDNGLRVVFRESHVSSVVAFQIWIGVGGADEAPEEAGLAHVLEHMLFKGTRSRGVGEIVRDVERAGGYVNAWTSHDETVFHVTLASDRAERGLEVLADAVQNPALDADEPTRERAVILEEIRMGADNPTRAVMEALFARMYRRHPYGRQVIGTPRTVGRFDARAVRRFHSRWYVPGNAVLVATGDFDMPRMRAAVDRAFGGWKGRPVPRRSTRVPEPAQSQLRQAYRVLPVFEAKVALGVPIPGLTHADVPALDLLAAILGQGASSRLEIKVRRAAALASDIRAAAFTPVDSGVFGVFAMTAPHQIAALVDGVTQEIVRLTREPVSPREPEKARSVLLSDAVYSEETVDGVARKHGYYGLHAGGQEFERQYVAALVMADPTELVAVARRYLKPSALTVAAVVPDPSIAEYAAAVPWVGHRGGRSVRLDVLEGCVRSAVERATPEATVRRVRRAPAAATVVEELPGGDVLIVKPSLDARIVAARVAFLGGMRHEPEKRAGLVSLLASSLTRGTASRTAQEIATAMDDLSSSVSGFSGRNTFGIQGEFLARNFDEGFALLAECLRAPTLPEEEIEREREMQIEDIRAGRDDLEQQVFEMFQQTLFGAHPYSRSILGTEESVRAITRAALREHLRRTTSAGRMVIAVVGGAETAATVELVRRRLCSDRKAPCRVRDPKAWRPGRRPRQIGRSVDKEQSHVVLGFPGTTVAAPDRHAVEVMTEILGGHGGRLFAGVREKRGLAYAVSAASMEGIEPGYVALYAATAPGQERLVVEAMTEEMKVLAARGPIRAELARVKSHLLGVRAIAGQRASARAAAAALGYVYGLGPDSDEAYPAEMRAVTAADVVEAARRYLDPRRTVLAVVGPGGGSASLL; from the coding sequence ATGAGCAAAGCAGTCATCGACAAGCTCGACAACGGCCTCAGGGTCGTGTTCAGGGAATCGCACGTCTCGAGCGTCGTCGCGTTCCAGATCTGGATAGGGGTCGGCGGCGCCGACGAAGCCCCGGAGGAGGCGGGCCTCGCGCACGTCCTCGAGCACATGCTCTTCAAGGGCACGCGGAGCCGGGGCGTCGGAGAGATCGTGCGCGACGTCGAGCGCGCCGGCGGATACGTCAACGCCTGGACCTCGCACGACGAGACGGTGTTCCACGTCACCCTGGCGAGCGATCGGGCTGAGCGCGGGCTCGAGGTGCTCGCCGACGCGGTGCAGAACCCGGCGCTCGACGCCGACGAGCCCACCCGAGAGCGCGCGGTGATCCTGGAGGAGATCCGGATGGGCGCCGACAACCCGACGCGCGCCGTGATGGAGGCCCTGTTCGCGAGGATGTACCGGCGTCACCCCTACGGGAGGCAGGTGATCGGGACGCCGCGGACCGTCGGCCGGTTCGACGCACGCGCGGTCCGGCGGTTCCACTCGCGGTGGTACGTGCCGGGCAACGCGGTGCTCGTGGCGACAGGCGACTTCGACATGCCGCGGATGCGCGCCGCCGTCGACCGGGCGTTCGGCGGCTGGAAGGGCCGCCCCGTGCCGCGGCGATCGACGCGCGTCCCGGAGCCGGCGCAGTCGCAGCTCCGCCAAGCGTACCGCGTGCTCCCGGTGTTCGAGGCGAAGGTCGCGCTCGGCGTCCCGATCCCGGGGCTCACGCACGCGGACGTGCCGGCGCTCGACCTGCTCGCCGCGATCCTCGGCCAGGGCGCGAGCTCGAGGCTCGAGATCAAGGTGCGGCGCGCGGCGGCGCTCGCGAGCGACATCCGCGCCGCGGCGTTCACACCGGTCGACTCGGGCGTGTTCGGGGTCTTCGCCATGACCGCGCCGCACCAGATCGCCGCGCTCGTCGACGGCGTGACGCAGGAGATCGTGCGGCTCACGCGCGAGCCGGTGAGCCCGCGCGAGCCCGAGAAGGCCCGCTCCGTGCTCCTGTCCGACGCGGTCTACTCCGAGGAGACCGTCGACGGGGTCGCGCGCAAGCACGGCTACTACGGGTTGCACGCGGGCGGCCAGGAGTTCGAGCGACAGTACGTCGCGGCGCTCGTCATGGCCGATCCCACGGAGCTCGTCGCGGTGGCGCGGCGCTACCTGAAGCCGTCGGCGCTCACCGTCGCGGCGGTCGTGCCGGATCCGTCGATCGCCGAGTACGCCGCGGCGGTCCCGTGGGTCGGCCATCGGGGCGGGAGAAGCGTCCGGCTCGACGTGCTCGAGGGCTGCGTACGTTCCGCCGTCGAGCGCGCGACGCCCGAGGCCACGGTGCGCCGGGTCCGCCGAGCTCCTGCCGCGGCGACGGTCGTCGAGGAGCTCCCCGGCGGCGACGTCCTCATCGTGAAGCCGAGTCTCGACGCGAGGATCGTGGCGGCGCGCGTGGCGTTCCTCGGCGGCATGCGCCACGAGCCCGAGAAGCGCGCGGGGCTCGTCTCCCTGCTCGCGAGCTCCCTCACGCGCGGGACCGCGTCGCGCACCGCGCAGGAGATCGCGACGGCGATGGACGACCTGTCGAGCTCCGTCTCCGGCTTCTCCGGGCGGAACACGTTCGGGATCCAGGGCGAGTTCCTGGCCCGGAACTTCGACGAGGGGTTCGCGCTCCTCGCGGAGTGCCTGCGCGCTCCCACGCTCCCGGAGGAAGAGATCGAGCGCGAGCGCGAGATGCAGATCGAGGACATCCGCGCCGGGCGCGACGATCTGGAGCAGCAGGTCTTCGAGATGTTCCAGCAGACGCTGTTCGGCGCCCACCCGTACAGCCGCTCGATCCTCGGGACGGAGGAGTCGGTGCGGGCGATCACGCGCGCCGCGCTGCGCGAGCACCTGCGGCGGACGACCTCCGCCGGGCGGATGGTGATCGCCGTCGTGGGCGGCGCGGAGACGGCCGCCACGGTGGAGCTCGTGCGGCGCAGGCTCTGCTCGGACCGGAAGGCGCCGTGCCGCGTCCGCGATCCCAAGGCTTGGCGCCCGGGGCGGCGGCCGCGGCAGATCGGCAGGTCGGTCGACAAGGAGCAGTCGCACGTCGTGCTCGGCTTCCCCGGGACGACGGTGGCGGCCCCGGATCGGCACGCCGTCGAGGTGATGACCGAGATCCTCGGCGGGCACGGCGGCAGGCTTTTCGCGGGGGTGCGGGAGAAGCGCGGCCTCGCGTACGCGGTGTCGGCCGCCTCGATGGAGGGGATCGAACCCGGCTACGTCGCGCTCTACGCGGCGACCGCGCCGGGCCAGGAGCGGCTCGTCGTCGAGGCGATGACGGAGGAGATGAAGGTGCTCGCGGCGCGCGGGCCGATACGGGCGGAGCTCGCCCGCGTGAAGAGCCACCTGCTCGGCGTCCGGGCGATCGCGGGGCAGCGCGCCTCCGCCCGCGCGGCGGCCGCGGCCCTCGGCTACGTCTACGGCCTGGGCCCGGACAGCGACGAGGCGTACCCGGCAGAGATGCGCGCGGTAACGGCGGCGGACGTCGTCGAGGCCGCCCGGCGCTACCTGGATCCGCGGCGGACCGTGCTGGCGGTCGTCGGCCCGGGCGGAGGGAGCGCGAGCCTCCTCTGA
- a CDS encoding electron transfer flavoprotein subunit beta/FixA family protein, which translates to MKILVTMKRVADPDNANKVKISGDGTQVTSEGLEWKPNPFDEYAVETALRILEDGVGSGNLRGEVIVVTIGPDEATQQIRQCLAMGADRGIVVQAEDAKLDATVVSKVLQKLVEKESPDLVLMGKQAVDGDSNQAAQMLAQRLGWPQTTFAGHLDVAADLKSATAIREVDGGAAKVKVTFPAVVSVDLRIVTPEGVSNNVAPKDKAYQEGPRYASLKGIMKAKKKPVETMALAALGVDTQPKVRVLKYTQPASRKAGIRVETVQDLVLKLKDEAKVL; encoded by the coding sequence GTGAAGATCCTCGTCACCATGAAAAGGGTCGCCGACCCGGACAACGCGAACAAGGTCAAGATCAGCGGCGACGGGACCCAGGTCACGTCCGAAGGGCTCGAGTGGAAGCCCAACCCGTTCGACGAATACGCGGTCGAGACGGCGCTGCGGATCCTCGAGGACGGCGTCGGCTCGGGCAACCTCCGCGGCGAGGTGATCGTCGTGACCATCGGACCCGACGAGGCGACGCAGCAGATCCGCCAGTGCCTCGCGATGGGCGCGGATCGGGGCATCGTCGTCCAGGCCGAGGACGCGAAGCTGGACGCGACGGTCGTGTCCAAGGTGCTGCAGAAGCTCGTCGAGAAGGAGAGCCCGGACCTCGTGCTGATGGGCAAGCAGGCCGTCGACGGCGACTCGAACCAGGCCGCGCAGATGCTCGCGCAGCGCCTCGGCTGGCCGCAGACGACCTTCGCCGGGCACCTCGACGTGGCCGCGGACCTCAAGTCGGCGACGGCGATCCGCGAGGTGGACGGCGGCGCGGCCAAGGTGAAGGTGACCTTCCCGGCCGTGGTCTCCGTGGATCTCCGCATCGTCACGCCCGAAGGCGTCTCCAACAACGTCGCCCCGAAGGACAAGGCGTACCAGGAGGGTCCGCGCTACGCGTCGCTCAAGGGGATCATGAAGGCGAAGAAGAAGCCGGTCGAGACCATGGCGCTCGCCGCGCTCGGCGTGGACACGCAACCCAAGGTCAGGGTCCTGAAGTACACGCAGCCCGCGTCGCGCAAGGCGGGCATCCGAGTCGAAACCGTCCAGGATCTCGTCCTGAAGCTCAAGGACGAGGCCAAGGTTCTCTAG
- a CDS encoding electron transfer flavoprotein subunit alpha/FixB family protein, which translates to MGNVLVIAQIIDGEMKKATASAAAFAALAASHIGGNYGIAALGGDLGKATDALASLGAAKVHVAEAKELDSALAESWVPVLEQIVKAGGYSVIVSPASSTGKDVLPRLAARLDAGMASEVTGVAFEGGKLVYTRPMYAGNVNGQVVIETPIQVITIRATEFAPVAKSGSKSPVEKVAIPAPEAAIGRLEFLGFEKAVSARPDLAEARVVVSGGRGLKAKENFKVIEELADLVGGAVGATRAAVDAGFIHNDFQVGQTGKIVAPDLYFAVGLSGALQHVAGMKSSKVIVAINKDEEAPIFQVADYGIVGDLFKVVPELVQEIKKVAK; encoded by the coding sequence ATGGGAAACGTACTCGTCATCGCGCAGATCATCGACGGTGAGATGAAGAAGGCGACTGCCTCGGCGGCGGCGTTCGCGGCGCTGGCCGCGTCGCACATCGGCGGCAACTACGGCATCGCGGCGCTCGGCGGCGATCTCGGCAAGGCGACGGACGCGCTCGCCTCGCTCGGCGCGGCGAAGGTGCACGTCGCCGAGGCGAAGGAGCTCGACTCCGCGCTCGCGGAGAGCTGGGTCCCGGTGCTCGAGCAGATCGTCAAGGCGGGCGGCTACAGCGTGATCGTCAGCCCGGCCTCGAGCACGGGCAAGGACGTCCTCCCGCGGCTCGCGGCGCGGCTGGATGCGGGCATGGCCAGCGAGGTCACGGGCGTCGCCTTCGAGGGCGGCAAGCTCGTGTACACGCGGCCGATGTACGCCGGCAACGTCAACGGCCAGGTCGTCATCGAAACGCCGATCCAGGTCATTACGATCCGCGCGACGGAGTTCGCGCCCGTCGCGAAGAGCGGTTCGAAGAGCCCGGTCGAGAAGGTCGCGATCCCGGCGCCCGAGGCGGCGATAGGGCGCCTCGAGTTCCTCGGGTTCGAGAAGGCCGTTTCCGCGCGGCCGGACCTCGCGGAGGCGCGCGTGGTCGTGTCCGGCGGCCGCGGCCTCAAGGCCAAGGAGAACTTCAAGGTCATCGAGGAGCTCGCCGACCTGGTAGGCGGCGCGGTCGGCGCGACTCGGGCCGCGGTGGACGCGGGGTTCATCCACAACGACTTCCAGGTCGGCCAGACCGGGAAGATCGTGGCGCCGGATCTCTACTTCGCCGTCGGCCTCTCCGGCGCGTTGCAGCACGTGGCGGGCATGAAGTCGTCCAAGGTAATCGTCGCGATCAACAAGGACGAGGAGGCGCCGATCTTCCAGGTCGCCGACTACGGGATCGTCGGCGATCTCTTCAAGGTCGTGCCGGAGCTCGTGCAGGAGATCAAGAAGGTCGCGAAGTAG
- a CDS encoding right-handed parallel beta-helix repeat-containing protein — translation MLRSFPAVLLAFLCGCGDGRPKSGGATDADTDTDADTDADTDSDAEPEAICDAPELYDVSAPDATVGSGTPESCTAEALQAAADSGGVIVFDCGAAPVTIAVESQIVLTLETVLDGGGLVTLSGGGSSRILYLDSGYDQTGPRLAVQRLTFRDGNSPDDGDDTAVGGGAIYRDGGSLTVLDCAFVDNSAPLTGQDTAGGAIYAFGGGETIISGSSFDGNRASDGGAVGSLNGDLTVINSTFQDNAATGSGGNPGDGGCGGAIYMDGADELTSLCGVSIEDNEAGAIGGGVFRVSNDDSGTFAMDRTTVDSNVVTDAESGNAGGLYLQGLEMVVENSTISRNEAFYNGGIWIHTSDVEMTNVTISGNVATGSNGGGLWLSSPVTGTIINCTIAGNSAPADGQGGGAAFNAGEIAGLELKNTIVADNTSGTWAPGCSDALGDGGGNLEWPDGQGCSADPLVGDPLLGALGDNGGPTRTMLPDAASPAEDLGTGCPATDQRGEPRSEPCTAGAVELP, via the coding sequence ATGCTGCGCTCGTTCCCTGCGGTGCTCCTGGCGTTCCTCTGCGGCTGCGGCGACGGGCGCCCGAAAAGCGGCGGCGCCACCGACGCGGACACCGACACCGACGCCGACACCGACGCGGACACCGATTCGGACGCGGAGCCGGAGGCGATCTGCGACGCGCCGGAGCTCTACGACGTCTCGGCGCCGGACGCGACGGTCGGCAGCGGCACGCCCGAGAGCTGCACGGCGGAGGCGCTCCAGGCGGCGGCGGACTCCGGCGGAGTGATCGTGTTCGACTGCGGCGCGGCGCCCGTGACGATCGCGGTCGAGTCGCAGATCGTCCTCACGCTCGAGACCGTGCTCGACGGCGGCGGCCTCGTCACGCTGAGCGGCGGCGGTTCGTCCCGCATCCTGTACCTCGACTCCGGCTACGACCAGACGGGGCCGAGGCTCGCCGTGCAGCGCCTCACGTTCCGCGACGGGAACAGCCCGGACGATGGCGACGACACGGCGGTCGGCGGCGGCGCGATCTACCGCGACGGCGGGAGCCTCACGGTGCTCGACTGCGCGTTCGTCGACAACAGCGCCCCGCTCACCGGGCAGGACACGGCGGGCGGCGCGATCTACGCGTTCGGCGGCGGTGAAACGATCATCTCCGGATCGAGCTTCGACGGGAACCGCGCGAGCGACGGCGGCGCGGTCGGGAGCCTGAACGGCGACCTCACGGTCATCAACAGCACGTTCCAGGACAACGCGGCCACCGGCTCGGGCGGCAACCCGGGGGACGGCGGCTGCGGCGGCGCGATCTACATGGACGGCGCGGACGAGCTGACGTCGCTGTGCGGCGTGTCGATCGAGGACAATGAGGCGGGCGCGATCGGCGGCGGCGTCTTCCGCGTGTCGAACGACGACTCCGGCACCTTCGCGATGGACCGCACGACCGTCGATTCCAACGTCGTGACCGATGCCGAATCGGGGAACGCGGGCGGCCTGTACCTCCAGGGTCTGGAGATGGTCGTCGAGAACAGCACGATCTCGCGCAACGAGGCGTTCTACAACGGCGGCATCTGGATCCACACGAGCGACGTCGAGATGACCAACGTGACGATATCCGGAAACGTCGCCACCGGCAGCAACGGCGGCGGCCTGTGGCTGAGCAGCCCCGTGACCGGGACGATCATCAACTGCACGATCGCGGGCAACAGCGCGCCAGCGGACGGCCAGGGCGGGGGTGCGGCTTTCAACGCGGGCGAGATAGCGGGCCTCGAGCTGAAGAACACCATCGTCGCGGACAACACCTCGGGGACGTGGGCCCCGGGGTGCAGCGACGCGCTCGGCGACGGCGGCGGCAACCTCGAGTGGCCCGACGGCCAGGGCTGCTCCGCAGATCCGCTCGTCGGCGATCCGCTGCTCGGCGCGCTCGGCGACAACGGCGGGCCGACCCGGACGATGCTCCCGGACGCCGCGAGCCCGGCCGAGGATCTCGGGACCGGCTGTCCCGCGACCGATCAGCGCGGCGAGCCGCGCAGCGAGCCGTGCACGGCAGGAGCAGTCGAGCTTCCCTAG
- a CDS encoding S1 family peptidase, with product MRASTITAVAFCLALCAAFGTAGCDEEPGPIVNNGMFQGIVGGEETDYEIYRGVVALYVPMGSSGAMCTATLIDPQVLLTAGHCVYSPGEGLDAVSDPSVMMVLGGKNLSSPVGLYFYPDPEEIVTHPSWTGEIGFDSVDMAMIKLSAPIETVETYRIRPDNDFGEGDTGIIVGYGLSSSSDADSAGIHRWGETTVQTKLSHFVNLGDPAGTCQGDSGGPFFTMVGDYLHVTGVTSLGMSGTCDPMDGSVDENVPMQYDWIDDTMNAFVGYGLADVPHQDPPATDSDSDSDSDSDSDSDTDSDSDSDTDTDSDSDADSSSGGGGDGSCSTAPEAPRAGSLLGLLF from the coding sequence ATGAGAGCCAGCACCATCACCGCCGTCGCGTTCTGCCTCGCGCTCTGCGCGGCGTTCGGCACCGCAGGCTGCGACGAGGAGCCCGGTCCGATCGTGAACAACGGGATGTTCCAAGGGATCGTCGGCGGCGAGGAGACCGACTACGAGATCTACCGCGGTGTCGTCGCGCTCTACGTCCCGATGGGCAGCTCGGGCGCGATGTGCACGGCGACGTTGATCGATCCGCAGGTGCTGCTCACCGCCGGGCACTGCGTCTACAGCCCGGGCGAGGGGCTCGACGCGGTCTCGGATCCGAGCGTGATGATGGTGCTGGGCGGCAAGAACCTGAGCTCGCCCGTCGGCCTCTACTTCTACCCGGACCCCGAGGAGATCGTCACGCACCCGAGCTGGACCGGCGAGATCGGGTTCGACAGCGTGGACATGGCGATGATCAAGCTGAGCGCGCCCATCGAGACCGTCGAGACGTACCGCATCCGCCCGGACAACGACTTCGGCGAGGGCGACACCGGGATCATCGTCGGCTACGGGCTGTCGAGCAGCTCGGACGCTGACAGCGCCGGCATCCACCGCTGGGGCGAGACCACGGTGCAGACCAAGCTGTCTCACTTCGTGAACCTCGGCGATCCGGCCGGAACCTGCCAGGGCGACTCGGGCGGGCCGTTCTTCACGATGGTCGGCGACTACCTGCACGTGACGGGCGTCACCTCGCTCGGCATGTCCGGCACCTGCGACCCCATGGACGGGAGCGTCGACGAGAACGTGCCGATGCAATACGACTGGATCGACGACACGATGAACGCCTTCGTGGGCTACGGCCTCGCGGACGTGCCGCACCAGGATCCGCCGGCGACCGACTCGGACTCCGACTCCGACTCCGACTCGGACTCCGATTCCGATACCGACTCGGACTCCGACTCCGACACCGACACCGACTCGGACAGCGACGCGGACTCGAGCTCCGGCGGCGGGGGCGACGGCAGCTGCTCGACGGCGCCCGAGGCCCCCCGCGCCGGATCCCTCCTCGGCCTGCTCTTCTAG
- a CDS encoding SPOR domain-containing protein: MQDLSRYKKKDHIEIQAKYVSFLVVGSVALVGLVFALGLLVGSRGAAAPACPPADPLEALDARSGEPAPPQGTSGEFKTFHETLTQPTEAAATTPASLLPSAASDGEALAAAVPIDEQALARPKHAESPVPEEVRDGEPGTYSLQVDSFSDRREASVLLQKLAKAGHAAFLVSVDNPERGGQWYRVRIGPFSNKAAAWKYKRMFEEKEHMATFVVKRKSGDV; this comes from the coding sequence ATGCAGGACCTCAGCCGGTACAAGAAGAAGGATCACATCGAGATTCAGGCGAAGTACGTTTCCTTCCTGGTCGTGGGCTCCGTGGCGTTGGTCGGGCTCGTCTTCGCGCTCGGCCTCCTCGTCGGGAGCCGCGGCGCCGCGGCTCCGGCGTGCCCGCCGGCGGATCCGCTCGAGGCGCTCGACGCGAGGTCCGGGGAGCCCGCGCCGCCCCAGGGCACGTCCGGGGAGTTCAAGACGTTCCACGAGACGCTGACGCAGCCGACAGAGGCCGCCGCCACTACGCCGGCGTCGCTCCTCCCCTCGGCCGCGAGCGACGGCGAAGCGCTCGCCGCCGCCGTGCCGATCGACGAACAGGCGCTCGCGCGGCCCAAGCACGCGGAGAGCCCGGTCCCGGAGGAGGTGCGCGACGGCGAACCGGGCACCTACTCGCTGCAGGTCGATTCCTTCAGCGACAGGCGCGAGGCGAGCGTGCTCTTGCAGAAGCTCGCGAAGGCGGGGCACGCGGCGTTCCTCGTCAGCGTGGACAACCCCGAACGCGGGGGACAATGGTACCGCGTCCGCATCGGGCCCTTCTCCAACAAGGCCGCAGCGTGGAAGTACAAGCGCATGTTCGAGGAGAAGGAGCACATGGCGACGTTCGTGGTGAAGCGGAAAAGCGGCGACGTCTGA